From one Trifolium pratense cultivar HEN17-A07 linkage group LG1, ARS_RC_1.1, whole genome shotgun sequence genomic stretch:
- the LOC123902122 gene encoding uncharacterized protein LOC123902122 produces the protein MKNKNGFGFDIHAKSNADSLQQMRNVKLENQKYLRGNPTNQDNTNVGNIQRLGRQKGSLNNIIASQQMKKGEANKGVQNTNFRRQPEVEASKKIIEKQLDVEACKKNVEQNKGFVKNNNIKRQLEVAASKEIAAPSKVFVQNNNTKKNLKSTVDHQVKGLIESQVSKNKGEQNKEVRQNNNLKRQVRSTMENQVQGSTVDQQPSKKKKTIPNCPAMPIAEYLNKNKEQDGVDESDDEDIEESEMEEYMETDMNYGGEEFEGADVNTTKGLIRKRGKTICRKIHTRQFKDRDEITLNGEGQPIGPDEKTVSEFSSFLGTIARSSDICPLTFTSWIGLVKSWEEQVIDPVWDYVNEKYIIPKEGRKAVLAIVNDAWKRYKCWIKRMHFSSYKTKCERLKNRPQDIPEGQFRNLLEFWEDEKTQEVSHQNAQNIAQLKYRHRTGNKAFAVIREKMRVSSEDKEPPTQAQVFIATRQSRKGKELDKETNSAIIKLQDMIENNGQPSSEAFQSIVGKEKPGRMRCHGRTTTLTLLKRNEEIEKLKREHADEVEQLKQEMEEKRRQDKEAMETKIQQEKEATERKLQILLKAIVNQNTANLDVEALQALISAPTTDAPNDNEKINNDDIEEEMKDHEEEEEES, from the exons atgaaaaacaagaaTGGTTTTGGGTTTGATATCCATGCTAAGTCCAACGCAGATTCGTTGCAGCAGATGCGTAATGTCAAGCTTGAAAATCAAAAATATTTAAGAGGCAATCCAACAAATCAAGATAACACTAATGTTGGAAATATTCAAAGGTTGGGCCGTCAGAAGGGATCATTGAATAATATAATTGCATCCCAACAAATGAAAAAGGGCGAGGCAAACAAAGGTGTTCAGAACACTAACTTTAGGAGGCAACCAGAAGTAGAAgcctctaaaaaaataattgagaagCAATTGGATGTTGAAgcatgtaaaaaaaatgttgagcAAAACAAAGGGTTTGTTAAGAATAATAACATTAAGAGGCAATTGGAAGTAGCAGCCTCTAAGGAGATTGCTGCTCCGAGCAAAGTGTTTGTCCAGAACAATAATACTAAGAAGAATTTAAAGTCTACGGTGGATCATCAAGTTAAAGGTTTGATTGAATCACAAGTCTCAAAGAACAAAGGTGAGCAAAACAAAGAGGTAAGGCAGAACAATAATCTTAAGAGGCAAGTAAGATCTACCATGGAAAATCAAGTTCAAGGATCAACGGTAGATCAACAACcctcaaagaagaaaaaaactattCCAAATTGTCCAGCCATGCCAATTGCCGAATATCTCAATAAGAATAAGGAACAAGATGGAGTAGATGAATCAGACGACGAAGATATCGAAGAAAGTGAAATGGAAGAATATATGGAGACTGATATGAACTACGGAGGTGAGGAATTTGAGGGAGCGGATGTAAATACAACTAAAG GTTTAATAAGAAAACGAGGAAAGACTATATGTCGGAAAATTCATACACGACAATTTAAAGATAGAGACGAGATCACCTTGAATGGAGAAGGACAGCCAATTGGGCCAGATGAAAAGACGGTGTCTGAATTCAGTAGCTTTTTGGGGACAATTGCAAGAAGTTCAGATATATGTCCGCTCACCTTCACTAGTTGGATTGGTTTGGTCAAGTCTTGGGAGGAACAAGTGATAGATCCCGTGTGGGATTATGTCAAT GAAAAATACATTATCCCAAAGGAAGGAAGGAAGGCTGTGCTTGCTATTGTAAATGATGCTTGGAAACGATACAAATGCTGGATTAAAAGGATGCATTTTAGTTCGTACAAAACCAAGTGTGAGCGGCTAAAAAATCGTCCACAAGACATACCAGAAGGACAGTTTAGGAATTTATTGGAGTTTTGGGAAGATGAAAAAACTCAA GAAGTAAGTCATCAAAATGCCCAAAATATAGCTCAACTGAAATATAGACATCGTACGGGGAATAAAGCCTTTGCtgttataagagaaaaaatg CGTGTAAGTAGTGAAGATAAAGAGCCTCCAACTCAAGCTCAAGTTTTCATTGCTACTCGACAAAGTAGGAAAGGAAAGGAGTTGGATAAAGAAACAAACAGTGCAATT ATAAAGCTTCAAGACATGATTGAAAACAATGGGCAGCCTTCTTCAGAAGCCTTTCAAAGTATAGTTGGCAAAGAAAAACCTGGGAGAATGCGTTGCCACGGAAGAACCACAACCCTCACGCTCTtgaaaagaaatgaagaaattgaaaaacTTAAAAGAGAGCATGCTGATGAGGTTGAACAGTTAAAACAAGAGATGGAGGAGAAACGTCGTCAGGATAAGGAAGCAATGGAAACAAAAATTCAACAGGAAAAGGAAGCAACGGAAAGAAAACTTCAGATTCTTCTTAAAGCCATTGTGAACCAAAACACCGCAAACTTGGATGTGGAGGCTCTGCAAGCTTTGATATCAGCTCCTACAACTGATGCTCCTAATGATAATGAA AAGATAAATAATGATGATatcgaagaagaaatgaaagatcatgaagaagaagaagaagagagctag